In Xiphophorus hellerii strain 12219 chromosome 8, Xiphophorus_hellerii-4.1, whole genome shotgun sequence, the genomic window GCTTCTAATAAACAGAGTATGGAGCTGATCATATGCTCAGAAACCAGACACCCATCACATGAGTTTAAGATACTTTTTCTAAAATTGGCAAAAAGTCTGATAAAATCCATGGCAACCAACTCACTTCAGTAGCCACCCAATAAGTCCACCTGTCAGCTAATGTCTGCGTAGAATTAACAGTATtacacacaaaacagaaaaaagctgTTATGTTCTCAAAACGCCAGAAAGATTAAACCACTGAGGATAATATGGTCAAAATGACCTtaaagagcaacaacaacaaaaaagaaaaatacatttaactcAACTGTAAAATGCTAAACAAAACCATGCAATCATGTATCTACATTCTCCCAGTATGGTGAACTGAAACTATCATCTGCCATGTAAAGACATGCACAATGATGAATCATTGTGCTTTTAATCATGCCCTCACATTTAGAGGTTTTCCAgctatattttttctgtaatcAAAATGGTAAACAGTAGTGCTACACTCAACCTCAAAATTCAGTTCTGTCTATTTCACCTTCAAATAATCGCAGCAAACTATTCTCTAGATGTTATTTCAGGATTACtacatcttttgttttattgtaaagttttTTGTAATTACTTTTACTAGTGCAAATATActgtaaacacaaaatcttaccaagtatttgtctagtttctagagcaaatatcttactcCACTTGAAGTTGTACAAAACTAATTATGAGTAGCTGTTCATCAAAAAATATCAAGTTAACTTGGATATAAGCTTGCAGTAGGTTGTGCTGCAGATGTCTTTGCTGGTTGTTTTCTGGGCTTTGGGTGGATGGACCAACTGCGCTTTCAGTTTTCTTGACGTTGGGGAGCGCTGTTGGAGCTACCTCAACCTTGAGCTGCTGTCTGTCTGAACTGAGCGATAGAAGTCAGGAAGGTGACCAGGAACCCGATGGTCACTCTGTCAGAGCTTCAGTATTCCTCTGtggagagaagagaaacagctgAGTGGCAACAATCCTATGATAATTACTACAAACCTTTAGCAAAGAGGATAAGCATAGAAGTACATTTAGCAGAATCTTAAAAGTAGTTTTTCAGCACAAAAAAACTCAGTCACAAAAGtcccaaaaacagaaaacacacatatatatattttttttaatatgtttttattatagaTTTATTAGCAGTGGTTCTTAATTATTTGATGTCATGCCATCCGAGTGAACACATTTTCACCCCCAATCcctatttaaatattcatttgtaCTCACCACTGGCACCAGGATTCTGTACTCAATTACATGGTTATCAAAGCTGATTAATAAAATTAGCTACCATGACTTAAAAATTAAGTTGCTACAACTTTTATTATAGTTTCAAGTATTAAACCAACGTCCACCAATCGTTCGCTTTGAGCCGATCAAGCGCTGTGGCTTTTACACTTGACGCATTGGTGAAGCATTCTATGAAAATTAGGCTTCATAGAGGAATAATATAAATTCCTGTACATGCAAGCCCTCCAGATAGACCATTTTAAATGAAAGGTTCTTCAGACGATCAGCGCcgagataaaaaataaagaaggagGGGCAGGAGGGGTGATGCTAGGAGGAAGCATTTTTTGACTTGGAACAGACCAGGGCGCCTGAGTGCGGCCAAAGGTCGCCCAAAGGTCGCCCAGTTTCCCCTCTCCCCCGTTAAACACGTAAACTTAGAAAAGCTCCTCTGATTTAATTTCGACCGTCACAAACTTTTCCGTCCATTCTCAGCTCTGCACACCTGTGTGCCCAAGATGGACTACTTCTTCCTAGCCTACCGGGTTGAACAGGCAGCGTGTTTAATTTGAGCCGTTAAAACCCTCCCCCCTTCCATCGCATATTTTTAAGTACATTATCCATAAACAACAATAGCAGCAAActgatagaaaaataataatccttGCCTGATACAACTTTGAGAAAATTTGGATTGCCAACGTAAATTCACGGCGAAAGGGATTCAAACTGGGAAAGTGGCGGGCTCCCCACTTTTGTCTTTGGATGAAAATCCAGACTAATTtggtttaaactgttttttctgttcatgCGGTTTTATTGTTGCATGACTGCCCCCTTATGGCCAACAGAGGTATCTGtgtttgcacaaaataaaatgatttctttaaGTTAACATGTGACAAAATCATGTTATCTTTACtagaattaattaattaaacacaacaaacacaatttttatgtgttaacttgaaatgaaatgttaaCATAATGTGAACAACTgcaatgtttcacttttttgagGGTATCAGAGAATTATTTATCTTAATGTGATTCTCATTGCATTTGCTCCACTTCTACTACATTGCAGGTGCAAAGTCGGcgaggaggaggtgaagaatTGCACGCCCTTTTCCAACACAGTGTGCCGAAAACGAGACCCGTCCCCGACCGAAACGGTTACGCCTCGGTCTCCTCCGGTTCCCGACCCGCCAACAAACACCTGTAAGTTCCACACATCCTGTCATCGAACATTAATCGCCACCCAGACGGGAATTTGTCTCATATGTAACGATCTCTTCCAGGGTTTCTTGTATTAATGGTCTTGATCTGCATCGTGGTCATTGTCGTCTTTGCCATTATTTTGTGGTTCCTACGGAAACAGCACTCATGCGACGTACCATGTAAGTCCGTGTAGCATTTTATAACCCAACAACATtcagcagattttcttttcttacacaATTTTCTTGCTTTCAACAGGGTTCAAAAGCTCTTGTGAATCGAGCGAAATCGTAAAGATTCCCATCGTAAGTTCCATctgatcttttctttttttttttttttttttggatatgTACCTCCAGAtaatgtggagagaaaaaaccATTCACCTAAATTTCTTTTCCCTTCCTTCTCGGTTAGGATGAGAGTGGAGCCACTGCGGAGGAGAAGCAGAACAACCAGAACGCGGGCCTGGAGGGCGAGGAGCCCCGCCCGGAGTCGCGGCCCCTGCTGCAGGAGACGCAACCCGTGATGACCAAGGCCTGCCCGCCTCTGGAGGACGAGGACCGCGGACTGGGCGACAGTTTGCCCAACACCACCAGCTCGTCCCAGACGAGCCTGTCGGCGCTGCCCACCGCTGCCTCCACTGGCAGCACCCCGCACCACAGCCCCGCCGGCTTCAGACAGTTGCCTTCAGACACGGTGAGAGCCGCAGAATCAAACATCTTTCTCTTATTTAATGCAAATAAGTAGGCATCACGTCACAACCTAAAACCTCAAAGtgctttattgggattttgtgcaACAGACCATCACCGTGTAGTGCATTATTTGTGAAGCAGACCGAAAAGGATgcatttaagcatttttgtacaaataaacCTGTCTGGCAGGAGTTTGTATTCAGCCAGCCAATGCTTAGGGATGCACagatccacttttttttttttttttgcacttttggtACAGATACCCGAGATTTACCATTGGCTGATTCagaaaaacagtgcagaaacagttgacttaaaatataatttttttcctgaacacagacataaatgtacaaaactacaaatttatttgataactctacACCAGCACAGCACACTTATACACCAACAGTTTCAACAGCCTGgtgaaatgcaaaaacaactttaatttgttaagTCAGTGCAGTTAGCAGTgtaacagccaatgtaaaataaatatcaaacaaactgaaactggCAGAAAAGGTTGACTGTCttagtcaaacatgtaaaaactcGACTGCAACaaatcttctttcaaatggttcagaaagagcAATTAGGAATTCGAAATATGATGTAAGATAAATAATGAAGCATGATGTCGCTCAGAGgaaaagcatagaattagactgaatagatctgtccTTATGTATCAGGCACATTGTCACCAATATccaatctagatttttttttttttttttaaatatcggGACAGATGCAGATATTGATattggatcggtgcatctctcCCTCTTGCTATAATGGCCCCTAAAGAAAATCCAGTGCAGTCCAGTTTTCTTTAGAAGTTACACAATCAGTAGATTTAGTTCATCTGGCTGTAATTTCCTCTCTGaaaatccagctgctctgtttgggcctcagaggtttggtggagaacattagtgaacaaacagcgaGCAGGTCAGGGACACGGTGCTGGGGACATTTAAAGCAGGTCCAGGTTGTGAAACAGTGTCCCGAGTTTGGAACATTTTCAGTCCACAAAGATGTGGAGAAACCTCCCAAACTGACTCATCGGACGTGGAGAGAATTAGTCTTTTCTTTTAGTTGCATGTATCAAAGTTGTCACGGCCTTCTGAGCTCCAAAACCTAAAGTTATTCCAACAAAAGGGCGTGGGTGGGTGGCAACAGGTGGTTTGTCTCTGGAATGCACTGTCAACCTGatagtttgaaaaataaatgccatactatttctagaaaaataaagacaaaatgcttGCTAAAAAATTCTTATGACGTGGGTGAAAATGAAACTTAATGTGATCTTTACAGGTTTaaaaagtggtaaaaaaaaaaaaaaaatttttaaagacCTCCAGACATTTGACCAACAACTCCACCACACCCCCCAAAATTAATGGGAGGGTCTAAAAGTCACCAAAGGAATCGAAACAATTCCAAATACAAAAATTTGAAACACAGATTTTGGTTCCAAACTAACTTAAATATGTTCCAAATTGATGGAACTTATGATGTACAAAAATTCAACATTAACAGCCACAGCAAAAGTATAGGAACCAAAAGAAATAAACGcctcattttgtaattttgttcaATTTATTCTGCTTGTGTGTTGTTCTACTTTGCATtaaatcaatcttttttttttttttttttgtaaatcccAATATGCTTggaagtttgtgattgtaaagtAGCAAAAtgctaacaaaaaaaacctttaaacacGTTTGcattgtatgttttctccacaTATCTTCTTATAtatgcctttttcttttttgtctttctacAGGATGACCCTCTTGGACATCGATTGCTGCCACTGCTCGGTAAGACGGACCTCCgttgtttcctgttgtttttgcaccaacacaaaaaaaacagcacagcaCACAGCAACCCACGCCAGATCGCGGGCAAGACAAGAAACCCGACATCTCCGCAAGATCTCCCACTTTAGTGCTTGATAGACCGATGATCTCATGATAGTTAGGCCTGATCTGAGCCTGCAGGTCTTTAAAacaatctgcattttttttctgctgccgTTTGTCCTGCTGAATTGAAGAGGACATATCTTAGAGTTTGATCTTGCATTGATTGTTTTAAATCGACATCCTCCGAAGGGAAATGCACTTAAATGCTCTGACTGTTTGTAGCATACAGGAACGATGGCTGTAGTGATAACTAATGATGTGGATATGGAGAATTTCACTTCTTCTAATACCAAGCTATTGTAGGTGAGCACAAAACACTGTTCTGGTGTCGCATTCAGTGCTATTAGAAACGATTTGCCCACTTCaagatttatttctttagttttgtttgtcatgtttcagGTCATTAACCACATTTTAATATCACACAAAGACAACCGCAGTGTTCTGCCGCAGTGTTTACTAGTGTTTGTTTGCTCTGATTGCAAAGGGTCGGAGAAGTCCCTCAGGAAGAGCTTCGACTTGTTCGACGAATACCTGGACGTTCGGATCCACAACAAGTTCTTCCGACTGATCGGCATCAGCGACAACCACATTCGGATCGCCGAGAGCGGCGCCCCCGGCGACAAAGTGTACGAACTGCTGAAGAACTGGATGCAGAGGCAGGGGCTGAAGGCCGACATCAACGACCTGCTGGAGGCGCTGCTGAGCATGGACCAGCGGCGCTCGGCCGAGTGCATCGCCCACGCCGCCCTGAGGAGAGGCTACTACAAGCACGCCGACACCCCCTGAAGCTAACGAAGCTAACGCCAACGCTACTCGCCACCGGAACAAACTACAGCCGCCGTCGGTGGACGCCGTGTCTCACAGAACAGGGCTTACCTCCTTTTTGTGGCTGTTCAGCCATGCTTTTAAAAGCcagtagttttttcttttaaaaacaaacaaaccaaaaacaaaaacgaagcgtaaaaaaaaggggaaagtCAAGACACACCGATCAGTTGTTGACTATTTGCCAAATgctgaagcaaataaaaaaaaacgttcaAATATGCTTTTGATGGAAGCCCGAAGGCTTCAACTGTTGCGTTCTGACACATTTGGATGTTCTCGGCTGTCGGTGAAGAGGCCAGACACTGAAAGCACAGAAGTCTCCAGCCGTGTCCCACCCAAGTCACGAGACACTACTGGCCGGAGAAAATGGGGGGGAGGGGACGAGGATAATATACACTGGTTTGTAGGAGCGGCATGGCGTGTGCCGCTAATACCGTGCCTGTTCGATGCACTGATACCTGGTGGCACATGTAGAACTGAAAACAGGTCAAGTTTCAATGTGTTCTGTAGATTCAATCCTCACCGCAAATATCAGTCCAAGAATACTTTTCTTCTCTAATGGtggaaaatattcacaaataCTAACATCCATCCCTACTAATGACGTATTTACCTCTTCatcattgtttgtttgttttttttttcctacaactTCATTATGTTTCTCAAACTGTGTTCTAGTTGTGTCCGCGGTCTTTGCGTGTTCAGTGTTCTCACTTTCAAACACTGTAGAAGGAATTTACAGGACGTTTCTAATCGGAGCATGCGTCGATGGTCGCCTCGACGTTTCCGTGGCGACTTGGAGAAGTTCAGAGGTCATTCTATTTATTGTCATATTTATTGAGAGGATTATTATCTGTGATTATTTATACCATTGCCAAAAACACACGGTCATTGTGACGTCCCTGcagggcaaaagaaaaaaaaaagaagaaatgactGAGATCAAATCCTTTCAcgttcaaaagcaacaaaaaaatgtagctttttttttttaattattattatttttattttctttcctgttcCTGCTTGTCGGACAAGGTTCAGAACGACAATCCGGCTTTGCGCGTCAAGTGTGATCCGTGTGCAGATcacactttccttttttttttttttttttaaataccaacTGATTTCCGTATTCAGGACAGAGTGGAGGTTTCCATGACGCCTAAAGCAGAATGTATCTCGTCGAATTAAATTTTCATTAACTTCGGACGTTCAACCCGTTTTCGGCTAACCGACTGAACGCGTGACCCGTCGCCCGAATCCACgagacgggggggggggggcaggtTACACGCCGTTTCCTGGTGATGCAAGATGAAGGAAATCTTTTCTGGATATAAAAAGAAGCtcagagtttgtgttttaaaagttCACCCTCTGCGCATACATGCATGTGCATCCACAAGccttagaaatgtatttatatattcaGATGGATTTAGAAATCAAAGTGAAAATCATGAGTTATGGAACTGCTCATCAACCAGAAACAggttgttgttgattttttgcgtgttgtttttcttgtttatgcccatttgttttttctgcataCTGTTATGTAAAAAGCACAGATTTAGAGTTATATATTGTTGCTGATGAGTGATGCTACAGTGCTGGCACTGCCATCTATTGACAAAACCATGAAACTGCAGCCTGCATCCGTTTCTAGTTACTCTTCACGCCcatcctgttttattttcccatgTCTGTTGCATCCATTTTTCAGCTGAATTCTCCTGTTGGCCTGATGCAGCAGAGCAGGGAAAATGATTCAGTTCTCTTGTTTACTCCATACCAcatcatgtgtgtgtgtgtgtgtgtgtgtctgtagaattttttttaatacctcTGTTTTTATATGCCTTTGGTGCAAGTCTAAGCTGTTCAGTTAATTTCCATTAAGTTCTGTAATTGCCAGATTACCGTTAagccattttttccccccctgagTTACTGTTTGGTTGTCATGGATCTTTAAATACAAAGTGATGTAAATACAACAAAGCTGTTTTTACATtaagttcaaataaatgttttgtacagttataaatgtaaaatgagTGTTTTAATTGCTGCTTCCCTGGAAAAAGTATCACCggttgcttgtttttttgttttatattttcaggaTTCACAGATGTTAATGCGTTCACAGCTCTACCTATTATCTTGTCTCTTAGTGGTATTCTTAGTGTGTTCTGTTAAACAGGAGGTTGCAAATGCTCCTAATTAGCGTATGGTTGGGTAAGAGTTTGAATCAGTCTTCACTATTTGGTATTTACAGAGATATCTCAGACTGGttcttaattaaaagaaatgtgtaaaatcaCATCACTTTATAGACTTCTCGAAAGTCCTCTTATTAAACACTACAGTTATGCTTTACTGCAATTAAAGCTTCTAgtcttttggagttttttttttttttcacgtctACAGATGTCCTGTCAGTCAGAACGGATGCAGAATGTCTGTAAACAAATATCAGGTTTAAGTCGGTAAACCTCATCATATTCGAGTCTGTTTCTGCCCTTTTATAGTTCTTTCTCTGAACAACATGAATTTAGTTTCATCCATCTTGGATGAAACTTGTATCTTATAGCTTCATTCAACAATCCCTTTATACTCGAGAATTTTAGAGGCCAGACTATTAGCCTACTTGTCGTGTCTCCAGTGTTCCACCTGAGCTGTTTTCTCTTGCTTGCTTGATTAATGCGCCTCCAGTGACTTGCTTAATTCTTGCAAGTTAAATGGGTGCATGAAAAGTAAAATGGATGAAAACAATGGTGAGAGAAAATCCATTTGTCCATTTGCTTTTctctaaattagtttttagagaaaactaaaaactaatttcaacGATTTCCACAAAAATTTCCACAAAATTCAACGATTTTGTGGTAAAATCGTTGAATTTACGCATTGCCCATTGAAACACAGAAAGACAGGGACGAGGTAGTGCAGTACTGTGCCTCACCTCCGGTGGCGCTGTCACACAAAGTGAATGAAGGCAGGCAGTTGGCGCATTCTCTTAATTTCGCCAATATACTTGTTTAGTTACACATGTTCTGTATATACTGACGTTCCGCAATCTAtctaatatatttaattaatgtGTGTGACATGCTTAGTATTCACGATCGGCCACAAATATGCAGTGAAAATGCGCAGTGTGAGTGTGAGTACAGTACCTAACTGATAGGGGGCAGTGCTGAGTCCCATAGACGACAGGTGTTCTTCTTCTACGCATGGAAAGGACGGGAAACAATCgcaaaaatagagaaaacacGAATGGAATAGAACCTTTCAAGGCCAGGCTGTATGCCTGTCaggtttttgtaaataaaaggaaaatgagacagaaacgaggacttttgttgtttttacaacagAGTGACAGACATTTGTGGACAAGGACAGGTGCATGGacttcacataaaaataaaggtaagaCCATACAcgagttgttttgtttgtttaggtgacctaaagaggaataaatacaaaagtgtAATCTTCCCTCCACTTTACGATTATGCtctcctttgttttggtctgtgggaaagaagaaaagcgcctaaagtttgtggttgtaattaaGGGTGCACcgattacagttttttttttgttttttttggccgATCACCAATCTTTAAATGGTTCCGTGTTCTTTTTGTTCTGAAACATTGCTAAATATGTCATGCTATGTAAGCATCTACACGAGTGCAttgattattttaagtttacatTTCATCACCCCgctatttagattttaatttttttttttttagtcataaaacaatttctgaGCCTGACCTCCTGCTGTCAAGGATCACCTTGCAGAAACAGGAATGTGCAGAGTTTTTTCGTACTTCCTTCAACTAATCAGTGCAGAAGAAAGCAGCAGACTTTATATATACACCATTCATAGTTTCTGGAAAGCAAAAGTAGGTGGCATTGACTCGTTTTATGGGATTCTTTTCGATTCTGACTGAAGGCAAATGTCATTTTCCCGGAGCtgcatctgtgtgtgtctcACAGATAAAAGCCTCCCAACTTGACCTTGTAATCAGACACAAGGTCAAACTAACCCACCAGCCACCGTGCGGTTAAGAACAGACGACTCCTTAACATTTAGTTAAAACAAGGGAACAAAGAGGGACTGGCATCTTTCTGAGctggatgaaaacattttattaaattgaaaacattttgagttgtcaggaaaaaaaaatttgctggAATGCTAATTGGAAATTCTAGGCCACACTCGGATCGCGTACGTCAGGGCCACAGTAAAATGCTGCTTTGCTAGAGTAACAATAAATccaatttttatgtttataaaatatttttcgttcaaatcaaacaaaacggGCAACATTTGCAGATGAAACGTCATAAAACGACAGTTTGCATGTTGccataaaaagcaaacatttggtGAAGCACTTAAAACCTAGGCAATAtacacaaagaaacaagaaacgagttgttttgttttttggttgtttttttttaaaatttgaatattgttttcTGCTTAATCGGAATTTGTGGAACAATTGTGCTTCGCTCCACGCGGCCGCCGCGCTGAGGAAAGAACCTAGCGgtccttttttactttttcttcacATTGTTTTCATTCCTCTTGTTGGGCTGGAAGATTAATTCTTAATGCATTTCCCAACAGAAACGACTGCAGACAAAATATACAATCTGCTGAGAGAAAACACGACCCAGTTTCCATTTTGTCTCCATTTTCCCAGGACGCTGTTTGTGTTTGGAGCTACAGGGGAGGAGATAATAACATACACACTGaattttgcatgaaaaaaacGTGTCTGTTTTCCAGGACATAACGTTATTAGGCTATTATAGAACCCAGAATCTTCATATTGGTTTCAGATCAACTCtgatgtctctctctctctttctttttccctctgTTTCCTTggagagaaactgaaaatccacataaaatcccaacgaAATAATCTGAAACTTTAGGTTGAAAGGGGATGAAATCTGAGAAAAGTTCAAAGCATCAAAGCTTGTGGATAGTTTAATAATGCAGTTTAATTTTGGTCTACACAAGACCTGTCATGTGCTAATCTTAAATAATGACATTGAAGTGAAAACGCAcataaaaggtttttcttttattcgGACAATTCCTCTGACAGTTTAGTGTCACGATCACCATGCTCCTTCTGTTCCAGACACATATCAGagataaacatgtttaaatgtgtcTGTCGCCtcggttttgttttgtctctccTTGTTTGCTCAGTTTAATGAAGAGGGAATGCCATTTCGACAGACCTGACTTTTGCATTTCATTAACTGGCCTGTAGGGGGTGCTGTTGTAGGAAACACATTCAGAAGGAAAACGTTGagtattttctttcttaacCTCAACTCAAAGGTTTGTGCAATAATCATGTAAAGTGATCGACTTGGTTTCTCTTAATAAGCCGCTGGACGTAGCTTTGGAGATCCTCCCGATGTCGTTCT contains:
- the tnfrsfa gene encoding tumor necrosis factor receptor superfamily, member a codes for the protein MNFGPVVGKLFVVVAGLIVCHAAELPAPQWSGEEYRNLTLRRLRTCVENEQYPHQGLCCVNCKEGTFVQKPCEGDLEEGTCVSCEHGQTYTEHPNGMNRCLPCTHCRPDERVITPCTTTTDTKCECKPGTFCVPDQACEVCKRCAKCKVGEEEVKNCTPFSNTVCRKRDPSPTETVTPRSPPVPDPPTNTWFLVLMVLICIVVIVVFAIILWFLRKQHSCDVPWFKSSCESSEIVKIPIDESGATAEEKQNNQNAGLEGEEPRPESRPLLQETQPVMTKACPPLEDEDRGLGDSLPNTTSSSQTSLSALPTAASTGSTPHHSPAGFRQLPSDTDDPLGHRLLPLLGSEKSLRKSFDLFDEYLDVRIHNKFFRLIGISDNHIRIAESGAPGDKVYELLKNWMQRQGLKADINDLLEALLSMDQRRSAECIAHAALRRGYYKHADTP